Below is a genomic region from Thalassophryne amazonica chromosome 3, fThaAma1.1, whole genome shotgun sequence.
taacactaaAACCTCTAATGCACAATATTTGTGCACCCCATCTCCCCCCCTTtccatctctctctcacacacacacatgcacagaatgACAGCAGGCTGCTCTTCAAAAATAGTCATCTTGTTTTAATAAAAACACCAATAAGGAACATTGTAAGAAAACAATATCTTCACATAATGTGTCATTGTAATATACAATACAGTTTGTCGCTCAGGAATCTGAGAAATGTACAAAAACAATTGTGGAATTTTCTATATGGTTTACACAAGATACAAGAGCGTAACATAAGTTTTCTTTATAAACTCTACAAGCAACAGGCGATGCCGGTTGCGCTTATCTGTCATGGTCCCGCGCGCGGCTAACCCGGTCTATGTGACACCACCACTCTCCTCTCGGGACCCTCTGATGAATCGAGAGCCACGAGTGACAGGCTCCCCTCGCGTGGAGGGAGGTGTCATTTTTTAATGTCTCTTGCGCTGAGAGTGTCAAACTACACAGTTCAAGGTTGTTGATGCGGTCCAGAGGACCCTCGTATCAGGAGGCCTTGTTCGCGGACGGCGGTGCCCGCTCTGAGGGGGGCTGATCAAGCGATGCTCCGGGTCCTCTTAACGGCACATGATCCTGTCGTCCGAGCATCCGTTCTGCGAAGGAGGAGAGGGAGAAGATAATTAGTTGATAAGATTTATAAAAAGGCGTAAAAAGCCACAAGCAAACCGGTGCGTCATTGGCACTTTTACGCACAACGCTGCCAACTTTACGCACGCGTTTTCGAACGAAAACCGGCGTGTTTGTAGCACTGCGTGCGTCTGTGCTGTATGATGTGATAGTTACCTCTACTGTGATGCCTGCGAGCTCCGCGTTCAGGGTGGTCAGCGGCGTGCGTGGGACGCTGCCGGCGGACTGCTGGTGACTTTTCTCCGGCTCGTCCAGCTCGACTTGCAGGTCCCAGATGTAATCGATGACGTGCTGCAGGATCTCCACTTTGCTGGCCTTCTTGTTGGTGGGCAGCGTGGGCACCAGTTCCTTCAGCTTGCTGTAGCAGCTGTTCATGTCCTGCAGGAAGACGCTCATGTGCTCGTCCAGCAGCGGGATCTTGCACTTGGAGATGGTCAGGCTCTGATCGGAGAGGCACCGCACCACATCCTCACCGCCGACTTTGCTCTTCAGGGCGCAGGTAGATCCGACAACCTTCATTTTTGAGCAGTGTAAAGCTTTCCAAAAAAACTGACGAGTAAAAATCAAAAGAGTTGATGAGGCTTCTATTCCTCTCTGCAATACGCAATGTTGACAGTTTGCAACATCCACATGGAGAGGCCAGACGTGGATTTATAGCAGACAAGAGCGAGGGGCGTGGCCGACTCGTCTTGTTTGAAGGAGCTAATCCAATAATACGGCTGCATTGGGATTGACGGGACGGTCCGACACCGCCCTTTCAGCCAATCCGCGCGGTCTCCTGGTTATCGGGATTTACAATCTGTTTGAGGGATGGCGTTACAAATGGAAACAAATGTGTGTCTTTTATGGGTGTATGTGGGAATCCAGCTGTCCACGGCTTGGGGACTCTGCAGGTGTAGATTGCCTGGGGACAGAGGAGGGGCGGAGAGCGCCAGGGTTATGTGAGAATGTGTGTGCGGGATGAATAGGATGAATGGGTGATGATAATTAGGTGACCCAGATTGGCCTCTCGGCGCGTATGGCACTGCAGATGTGGATGATACCGGACAGCAAAACGGCTGTGCGGAAAATATTTTGTGTTTACTGACTTCAAGATGATTAAAAGTTGTTTTTGAAATTAATTGATTTTGAAAATGTGCAGCTATCCAGTGCTCAAAGCTGTCTTTGTGCGCATAGCGAacacttcccccccccccctctttaTTTCCTCTCTTGGCCAGTGTGCGCAGCAGATTCCTTCACATGTGTTGTGCGCTCTGTGCGCGCTCTCACATGGCGTCGCTCTGTTCCGAGTCTTCCCCTCCCCAGATTGTCCAAACAAGCCCGAGCAGACTGGCAGGCGCCAGCGCGGTGACGTCACCGATTCATTCGAGCCTTGACGCCTGTCAGCCTGGCGCCGCTCGGGCGGTCTCCATGGAGACGTCAAACACGAGGGCGCGCACTCCGCACTCCCTCCATTCACCTGCGTGGCGCGGAGCCCTGAGAACAAACCGGCTCCGGAGCTTTGTCATTCATTTATCACCTTAAAGCAGCGGGATGAGATTACCGCCCCGCGCACCTGCACAGTTCCTGCAGCATTCCTCGGCAGAGCTCACTCCCTGTGGCTACTTACCACCAGGCTCTCTCACAATGTGCTCCTTTTTTAGTTTAGCtgcaagaagaaaaaaacaccaaattttggtagaATGCAGGATGCACTAAtttctgtaaaaaacaaaaacaaaacaacaacaaaaaaaacatctttgTGAAGGGTTGCTTTTAAAGTGCATGCATATTGTTCTGTCCTCTGCATGAATACAAGTTCTTGCTATTTGTTAAAGGATGAAATACTAAAGTGTCTATTAGTGCATTTCCccaaaaaacatttgtttatcaAACTGTTAATATTTCTGTCAAGGACATTGTATATTCTAatgcaaaaatatttttttaaaatataacgcaatgctaaaataccctccgccgtatgagcattgtgttctttatcatttgcagttgtttaagatCCTTTTGTCTtacaatttatacatgttcaataaagcccctctatcaattaatcaaaaacagTAATTCCGTTTTAATAGCGGAAGTTGTACAAATCAAGTAATatttgagacaaatttaactccatagaaagttagctttgtgttagcagaagttagcaggcatgctaacatctgtaaaATGTCTTCTAAATGACTTCAGGGGTGTTGTCAggctacaaaaacagtgttttcagcttttgaagtttttatttctcactagcttttacataatatatgacaaagaggatatatttacacacaaacaaaacagttttgcagctagctatcagcctgtgatgtcaccatgctaacgtccgtgaaatgtcttgtaaataagttcagaggtgttattaggttccaaaaatggcattttcagttcTAGTAGTATTTATTTCTCgcgagcttttacataatatatgagaaacgtgtatataaacacacaaagtgaagcaATTTGGGAGAGACTAGCCACTGATGCTACAGTGCagatctactctgattggctgtcatgcctGCCACTCATAACAAAActcaacaga
It encodes:
- the id1 gene encoding DNA-binding protein inhibitor ID-1; this encodes MKVVGSTCALKSKVGGEDVVRCLSDQSLTISKCKIPLLDEHMSVFLQDMNSCYSKLKELVPTLPTNKKASKVEILQHVIDYIWDLQVELDEPEKSHQQSAGSVPRTPLTTLNAELAGITVENGCSDDRIMCR